In Pedobacter sp. WC2423, the following are encoded in one genomic region:
- a CDS encoding CheR family methyltransferase: protein MTVQASRSKKNEQNKTSFPIVGMGGSAGSFHAFEKFFLHMPVKSGIAFVIIMHLDNSHHINVSSMLQPVSSMTIMEATDGMLVEPDRIYIIPPGKDMGIHNGRLLLMEASRYKGAHMSIDYFLQSLAQDQWGNAVAIIFSGMGADGETGVRMIKEKLGMAIVQDPVTAEYPSMPNAAIKSNMVDYILAPEDMPVKLIQYLNHPVLLESGAIEEAYLSNTNQTRLQKILMLLRSHTGHDFTLYKKNTIVRRIERRIAINQLHDYAEYITYLRETPNEIILLFNELLIGVTKFFRDQQAFDTLKEKLYPYLITKDENDPIRVWVAGCSTGEEAYSIAILLIEFLEEVKLERKPRLQIFATDLDPIAIDHARSGNYFSNISSEVSPERLERFFIKVNEGYIVKKEVREMIVFAQHNLIKDAPFTRLDLLCCRNVMIYLTTELQRKIIPVFHYSLNPNGLLFLGPAESVGTFQDSFTNLDTKWKLFQRKEGASLGNMLDFPFHVASQHSKNVKMHLPTKNLKNPLVETFHKILLESFTPTSLLLNERGDILYINGKTAKFMQINSGEAVFNIHRLAREELKYALGNAIHQVWEQKSKIEVSDIKIKDGDRVYLAGFKIDYMTEIPLQDLLLVTFFDLGLIKKRKTSKGISISETRDGEVEELEKELIYTKQQLHSTIEQMETSMEELKSANEELQSTNEELQSTNEEALTTKEEMQSLNEELMTINLQYQNKAEELTQLNNDMKNLLDNTEIGTIFLDNQLNIVRFTPQVTKLFNVIPGDVGRSITHIVSNFDYPSLEDSIKEVIEKLSGKELEVTTKKNEWYNLRIMPYRTMDNFISGAVVTFTKITPVKAMESRLSSLMEYAKGMISLIPDAAVVLDKDRKILVANDLFLQQFNLKEGEITEQSFMEIVHNKWKTNKLDSLLLQTGPADLFIQHNFQGTGIKDIFVKTQPVNKVEEGIGLVSLITFRNQNSG from the coding sequence ATGACCGTACAAGCATCCAGATCCAAAAAAAACGAACAAAATAAAACATCTTTTCCTATCGTTGGAATGGGAGGCTCCGCAGGATCCTTTCATGCCTTTGAAAAGTTCTTTTTACATATGCCGGTAAAAAGCGGGATTGCATTTGTAATCATTATGCATCTTGACAACTCGCACCATATCAATGTGTCATCCATGTTACAGCCAGTATCTTCTATGACAATTATGGAAGCCACAGACGGTATGCTGGTTGAACCTGACCGTATTTATATCATCCCGCCGGGAAAAGATATGGGTATCCATAACGGGCGCCTGTTACTCATGGAAGCTTCCCGCTATAAAGGGGCCCACATGTCCATAGATTATTTTCTGCAAAGCCTGGCTCAGGATCAATGGGGCAATGCTGTCGCTATTATTTTCTCGGGTATGGGCGCAGATGGAGAAACAGGTGTCAGAATGATCAAGGAAAAGCTGGGTATGGCTATAGTACAAGATCCGGTGACAGCTGAATATCCAAGTATGCCGAATGCTGCGATCAAGTCAAATATGGTGGATTATATACTCGCCCCTGAAGATATGCCGGTAAAATTGATTCAATATCTGAACCATCCTGTACTCCTGGAATCCGGTGCTATTGAAGAAGCTTACTTATCCAATACCAACCAAACACGACTGCAAAAAATATTAATGCTTTTAAGGTCGCATACCGGGCATGACTTTACCCTATATAAAAAGAATACGATTGTCAGAAGGATTGAAAGAAGGATCGCGATCAATCAATTACATGATTATGCTGAATATATTACTTACCTGCGGGAAACTCCAAATGAAATCATATTGTTATTCAATGAGTTATTGATTGGCGTAACTAAGTTTTTCAGAGATCAGCAGGCATTTGATACCCTGAAGGAAAAGTTATACCCTTATTTGATTACCAAAGATGAAAACGATCCTATTCGTGTCTGGGTAGCAGGCTGTTCTACAGGTGAAGAAGCTTATTCCATTGCGATACTGCTCATCGAATTCCTCGAAGAAGTAAAATTAGAAAGAAAACCAAGATTACAGATCTTTGCAACTGATCTTGACCCGATTGCTATTGACCATGCCCGTTCGGGAAATTATTTCTCCAACATCTCTTCAGAGGTATCCCCGGAAAGACTGGAACGCTTTTTTATTAAAGTTAACGAGGGGTATATTGTTAAAAAAGAGGTGCGCGAAATGATTGTATTTGCACAGCATAACCTGATCAAAGATGCACCATTTACCCGTCTGGATCTGTTATGTTGCCGGAATGTTATGATTTACCTGACCACAGAATTACAGCGTAAAATTATTCCTGTATTTCATTATTCTCTGAATCCTAATGGTTTGTTGTTTTTAGGGCCTGCAGAATCAGTAGGGACTTTTCAGGACAGTTTTACCAATCTCGATACCAAATGGAAGCTTTTTCAGCGTAAAGAAGGGGCATCATTAGGTAATATGCTTGATTTTCCTTTTCATGTAGCGAGTCAGCACAGTAAAAATGTAAAAATGCATCTTCCTACCAAAAACTTAAAGAATCCTCTGGTAGAAACTTTTCATAAAATATTACTGGAAAGTTTTACCCCAACTTCGCTATTGTTAAACGAGCGTGGCGATATTCTGTATATCAATGGTAAAACAGCGAAGTTTATGCAGATTAACTCGGGGGAAGCTGTATTTAATATCCATAGACTGGCCAGAGAAGAACTTAAATATGCTTTAGGCAACGCAATTCACCAGGTATGGGAGCAAAAGAGTAAAATAGAGGTCTCTGATATAAAAATCAAGGATGGTGACCGGGTTTACCTGGCTGGTTTTAAGATTGATTATATGACAGAAATACCTTTGCAGGATCTGCTGCTGGTTACTTTCTTCGATCTGGGCCTGATTAAAAAAAGAAAAACTTCCAAAGGAATAAGTATCAGTGAGACCAGGGATGGAGAGGTGGAGGAGCTGGAAAAAGAATTGATTTATACCAAGCAGCAATTACATAGTACCATTGAGCAGATGGAGACTTCTATGGAAGAACTGAAGTCTGCCAATGAAGAATTACAAAGTACGAACGAAGAATTGCAGAGTACCAATGAAGAAGCATTAACCACAAAAGAGGAAATGCAGTCTTTAAACGAAGAGCTGATGACCATTAATCTTCAATATCAGAATAAAGCAGAAGAATTGACTCAGCTGAATAATGATATGAAAAACCTGCTGGATAATACTGAAATCGGAACTATATTTTTAGACAATCAGCTTAATATTGTCCGTTTTACTCCGCAGGTCACTAAATTGTTTAATGTGATACCGGGTGATGTAGGCCGGTCAATTACCCATATTGTTTCCAATTTTGATTATCCTTCTTTAGAAGATTCTATTAAGGAAGTAATTGAAAAGCTTTCTGGTAAAGAACTGGAGGTAACCACCAAAAAAAATGAATGGTATAACCTCAGAATTATGCCTTACCGTACCATGGACAATTTTATCAGCGGTGCAGTGGTTACTTTTACTAAAATAACACCTGTAAAAGCAATGGAGAGCAGACTTTCATCGCTCATGGAATATGCAAAAGGGATGATCAGTCTTATTCCTGATGCAGCAGTAGTGCTGGACAAAGACAGAAAGATACTGGTTGCGAATGATTTGTTCTTACAACAATTTAATTTAAAAGAGGGAGAAATTACAGAACAATCCTTCATGGAGATTGTTCACAACAAATGGAAAACAAATAAGCTTGACAGTTTACTGCTGCAAACAGGACCTGCTGATTTGTTTATACAACATAACTTTCAGGGGACAGGGATTAAAGACATTTTTGTGAAAACCCAACCTGTAAATAAAGTAGAAGAAGGAATAGGTTTAGTATCATTGATCACTTTTAGAAATCAAAACAGTGGATAG
- a CDS encoding YceI family protein gives MKKLLVLLLAASAALFAFKPVGPSTWTADKSHSKLGFVITHLMITDVEGSFKNFESTITASKDDFSDAVITLSADINSVNTEDEKRDGHLKTADFFDAEKFPKLTFKSTSVKKLAGNKFKVNGLLSLHGVTKPVTLDATLRGVTTNPMSKKATAGFKVTGKIKRADFALGSKYPNAMLSDEIILNANTEFVKN, from the coding sequence ATGAAAAAATTACTTGTATTATTATTAGCAGCATCAGCTGCATTATTTGCTTTTAAACCAGTTGGACCAAGTACCTGGACTGCAGATAAATCGCATTCAAAATTAGGATTCGTGATTACACACTTAATGATCACTGATGTTGAAGGTTCATTTAAAAACTTTGAATCAACAATCACAGCTTCAAAAGATGATTTCTCTGATGCAGTGATAACTTTGAGTGCTGATATCAATTCAGTAAATACAGAAGATGAAAAAAGAGACGGACACTTGAAAACTGCTGATTTCTTTGACGCTGAAAAATTCCCTAAATTAACTTTCAAAAGTACTTCAGTTAAAAAATTAGCTGGCAATAAATTCAAAGTAAACGGTCTGTTATCATTACATGGTGTAACTAAACCAGTTACTTTAGACGCAACTTTAAGAGGTGTAACTACTAACCCAATGTCTAAAAAAGCTACTGCTGGTTTCAAAGTAACAGGAAAAATCAAAAGAGCTGATTTCGCTTTAGGTTCAAAATATCCAAATGCAATGTTAAGTGATGAAATTATACTTAACGCAAATACTGAATTCGTTAAAAACTAG
- a CDS encoding ATP-binding protein, translated as MDRRQGSSRENSTSLIGRLSEKLKYKNENFSSKISLTLDDVNVLLNELQVYQLELEMQNDELKTSYLTLDRERAKFVGLFDLAPVGYFILDYLGVVEEANQNGIDLLNIARPTILHKRFQSFISPQSWEDFYNFLHRMQYNDTKQTAEIKLKLADDQVIYTRMEGRAISSIIVTDVKYYITVIDITESRNAQQVLKETKERLEMTLKASATGTWTICSETNSVFLDPHSFNIMGIRNWEFNGTITGLIALIHPEDRQQVSNQLLGAIHGVKDIGLEFRIITQDDDFKYIAAKGHEIKMQEESGYFAGILSDITERKRLEREAESLKNDQQKLILSATLTAQEKERNIISSALHDSICQLLYGIKLNLESVERTNYLKGEFKNVNALLDQVIKETRQISYELTPTVLKDFGFVAGIKEMAQRTSTDHFHIDTYIDSAADYLRTDVQLYLFRMIQELINNCIKHAKASKAEIKVRLHRNQVSIQVADNGIGFNINTEQAGHTGSGLSGIKNRVYLLNGQVKFHKSKQGMIVTITFEKTAELSM; from the coding sequence GTGGATAGAAGGCAGGGTTCATCGAGAGAAAATAGTACATCATTAATTGGCCGGCTATCAGAAAAGCTGAAGTATAAGAATGAAAACTTCTCTTCAAAGATAAGCCTGACACTTGATGATGTTAATGTTTTGCTCAATGAACTTCAGGTATACCAACTGGAGCTGGAAATGCAGAATGATGAATTGAAAACTTCCTATTTGACACTGGACAGGGAGCGGGCTAAGTTCGTCGGCTTATTCGACCTGGCACCTGTAGGCTATTTTATCCTGGATTATCTGGGTGTAGTGGAAGAAGCGAATCAGAATGGTATAGATCTGCTTAATATAGCCAGACCTACCATTCTCCATAAAAGATTTCAAAGTTTTATTTCTCCGCAGTCGTGGGAAGATTTTTACAATTTTCTGCACAGGATGCAATATAATGATACCAAACAAACGGCAGAAATCAAGTTGAAATTAGCAGATGATCAGGTCATTTATACCCGTATGGAGGGAAGAGCAATTTCCAGTATCATAGTAACAGATGTCAAATATTATATTACAGTTATTGATATTACAGAAAGTCGTAATGCACAACAAGTCTTAAAAGAGACCAAAGAACGACTGGAGATGACACTTAAAGCCTCTGCAACAGGAACCTGGACTATATGCAGCGAAACCAACTCTGTTTTCCTGGATCCCCACAGTTTTAATATTATGGGAATCAGAAACTGGGAATTTAATGGAACAATTACAGGATTAATTGCATTAATTCATCCTGAAGATCGGCAACAGGTGAGCAATCAGTTGCTGGGAGCTATACATGGAGTAAAAGATATAGGTCTGGAATTCAGGATCATTACACAAGATGACGATTTCAAATATATTGCTGCAAAGGGTCATGAAATTAAAATGCAGGAAGAATCCGGTTATTTTGCCGGTATATTATCAGATATCACAGAAAGGAAAAGGTTAGAGCGTGAAGCTGAATCCTTAAAAAATGATCAGCAAAAACTAATTCTTTCTGCAACACTTACTGCACAGGAAAAAGAGCGTAATATCATCAGTAGTGCTTTGCACGATAGTATTTGTCAGCTGCTTTATGGAATTAAGCTAAACCTGGAAAGTGTAGAAAGAACTAATTACCTGAAAGGGGAGTTTAAGAATGTGAACGCGTTACTGGATCAGGTGATTAAAGAAACCAGGCAAATTTCTTATGAACTTACACCTACTGTACTCAAAGATTTTGGCTTTGTTGCAGGGATCAAAGAAATGGCACAGCGTACCAGTACTGATCATTTCCATATTGATACTTATATTGATAGTGCGGCAGATTATCTGCGTACAGATGTGCAGCTTTATCTTTTCAGGATGATACAAGAACTAATCAATAACTGTATCAAACATGCCAAAGCGAGTAAGGCAGAGATCAAAGTTCGTTTACATCGTAATCAGGTTTCTATTCAGGTTGCAGATAATGGCATAGGTTTTAACATCAATACAGAGCAGGCTGGTCATACCGGATCGGGCTTAAGCGGAATTAAAAACAGAGTATACTTGTTAAATGGGCAGGTAAAATTTCATAAGTCCAAACAGGGCATGATCGTAACGATTACATTCGAAAAAACAGCGGAACTTTCGATGTAA
- a CDS encoding chemotaxis protein CheB, producing MKAEAIKNIITIGTSAGGFSAIAKLVTNFKPDLDAAIFIVIHLSGHSNSEIILKGIQKHTLLKCKVAEDQQEIQNRTIYLAKADHQLLLIKGKMLVTKGAFENHWRPAVDVLFRSAAAAYGSCVTGIILTGLMDDGVSGMYAIKRSGGLCIVQDPEEAEFPDMPNSVLEVMEVDYKVTLNEIGPILSNRFSHTTCVETEIPAEVKLEAEITRRMTTNMKDLSKLGDFSHLTCPDCGGTMVRITNDAIPRYRCYTGHSFTERIFEEQQLKGIEDSLWVAIRMMEERKNLLMNMSRPRMADQGLPADTSRNERAEGIQLHIDRLRKMLMDLGNLPGTAD from the coding sequence ATGAAAGCGGAAGCAATCAAAAACATTATTACAATCGGAACTTCGGCAGGTGGCTTTTCTGCCATTGCAAAATTAGTAACAAATTTTAAACCAGATCTCGATGCAGCCATATTTATTGTGATTCATTTGTCTGGTCATTCCAATTCAGAAATCATTCTAAAAGGTATTCAGAAACATACACTGTTAAAATGCAAGGTAGCCGAAGATCAGCAGGAAATTCAAAACCGGACAATTTATCTGGCCAAAGCAGACCATCAGCTATTATTGATCAAAGGTAAAATGCTGGTAACTAAAGGTGCTTTTGAAAATCACTGGCGTCCTGCTGTAGATGTACTTTTCAGATCTGCTGCTGCTGCCTATGGAAGTTGTGTCACAGGAATCATCTTAACCGGACTCATGGATGATGGTGTATCCGGGATGTATGCGATCAAAAGGAGCGGAGGACTGTGTATTGTTCAGGATCCTGAAGAAGCTGAATTTCCTGATATGCCAAACAGTGTATTAGAGGTGATGGAAGTCGATTATAAAGTAACGCTGAATGAAATAGGACCTATTTTAAGCAATAGATTTTCTCATACCACTTGTGTAGAAACAGAAATTCCTGCTGAGGTGAAACTGGAGGCAGAGATTACCAGGAGAATGACCACAAATATGAAAGATTTAAGTAAATTAGGTGACTTTAGCCATTTGACCTGCCCGGATTGTGGGGGTACAATGGTCAGAATAACTAATGATGCCATACCACGTTACCGTTGTTATACGGGGCATTCTTTCACAGAGCGGATTTTTGAAGAACAGCAGCTAAAAGGAATAGAAGATTCTCTTTGGGTGGCTATAAGAATGATGGAAGAAAGGAAAAATCTGCTGATGAATATGAGCAGGCCAAGAATGGCTGATCAGGGTTTACCAGCGGATACTTCAAGAAATGAAAGGGCTGAAGGAATTCAGCTGCATATAGACAGACTCAGAAAGATGTTAATGGATCTGGGAAATTTGCCAGGAACAGCAGACTAA
- a CDS encoding HlyD family secretion protein, with protein MKLKETDRSTAVKPWKWFFNRDVVVTGVSLLLIVTTALMIPYQDSISFNAQFHTQHKITPVISPFNGIIKKDVFDMNDEIVLNTFLFTIYDLSAQKETSVYAKEAGYYLPNKIEFRSKTYVSKNDTLFYIMPDIKSQGEVYCTAVADKFNISRLKTGSKVMITVTREEEVFRISGTISFISGIPDDSGKYPFQISLEHKDVQHLSAKGMFYFNQQGKAQVNFETQKLAYKLLSFL; from the coding sequence ATGAAACTGAAAGAGACAGATCGTAGTACTGCTGTTAAACCATGGAAATGGTTTTTCAACCGGGATGTAGTGGTCACAGGTGTATCATTGCTGCTGATTGTGACTACTGCCCTTATGATCCCTTATCAAGACAGTATATCTTTTAATGCACAGTTTCATACACAACACAAAATTACACCTGTAATCAGCCCGTTTAATGGTATTATCAAAAAAGATGTGTTTGACATGAACGATGAGATTGTCCTCAATACTTTTCTATTCACTATTTATGATTTATCCGCACAAAAGGAAACATCAGTTTATGCTAAAGAAGCTGGTTATTACCTGCCCAATAAAATTGAGTTCAGGAGCAAAACTTATGTAAGTAAAAATGACACCCTGTTTTATATTATGCCTGATATTAAAAGTCAGGGCGAGGTTTATTGTACAGCAGTAGCCGATAAATTTAATATTTCCAGATTGAAAACGGGAAGTAAAGTCATGATCACTGTAACGAGAGAGGAGGAAGTTTTCCGTATTTCCGGAACAATTTCATTCATTTCCGGAATTCCTGATGATTCAGGAAAATATCCTTTTCAGATCAGCCTTGAGCATAAAGACGTTCAGCATCTTTCAGCAAAAGGAATGTTTTATTTTAACCAGCAGGGAAAAGCCCAAGTCAATTTTGAAACACAGAAACTTGCTTACAAACTGTTAAGTTTTTTATAA
- a CDS encoding LytR/AlgR family response regulator transcription factor codes for MNITCYIVDDEYHVISTLREYISEVPYLELVGFNSNPEKGLTEVNRLAPDLVFLDINMPMLDGMDFCQLITTSTKVVFVSGYRDYAFDAFSHNAVDYLLKPVSHKRFMQAIHKVISFVPMLSGKPSAKNPASEVSYIYIKHGVKGRLIKMEFDDIYYLESNDNQVVFNLETEHYIAYVPLKTVLPQLPETSFLRIHKSFVVNHKKISHIEGNMIILKNKTILQLGNTYKDSFFKYVGLSVLKTNK; via the coding sequence ATGAATATTACCTGCTACATTGTTGATGATGAATATCATGTGATCAGTACTTTAAGAGAGTATATTAGTGAAGTTCCTTATCTTGAATTGGTTGGATTTAACAGTAATCCTGAAAAAGGACTGACTGAGGTGAACAGGCTGGCTCCGGACCTGGTTTTTCTGGACATCAATATGCCGATGCTGGATGGAATGGATTTCTGCCAGCTGATTACTACCTCTACCAAGGTTGTTTTTGTAAGCGGTTACCGGGATTATGCTTTTGATGCATTTAGTCACAATGCTGTAGATTATCTATTGAAACCGGTTTCTCATAAAAGATTTATGCAAGCTATACATAAAGTGATCAGTTTTGTACCTATGCTGAGCGGTAAGCCGTCGGCTAAGAATCCGGCATCCGAAGTCTCTTACATCTATATTAAACACGGAGTAAAAGGAAGGCTGATCAAAATGGAATTTGATGATATTTATTATTTAGAATCAAATGATAATCAGGTAGTTTTTAACCTGGAAACTGAGCATTATATCGCCTATGTTCCTTTGAAAACTGTTCTTCCTCAACTACCGGAAACGAGCTTTCTGCGGATCCATAAATCCTTTGTAGTGAACCATAAAAAGATCAGCCACATTGAAGGAAATATGATCATTTTAAAGAATAAAACTATACTGCAACTGGGTAATACCTACAAAGATTCTTTCTTTAAATATGTTGGCTTAAGCGTATTAAAAACTAATAAATAA
- a CDS encoding response regulator, whose amino-acid sequence MLSLILAEDHNIVRNGIRMLLEADKEISIAGEATNGLEVLEIISSGVKVDIVLADINMPEMDGIALIKELKLKSPATQIVMLSMLDNDKYVSQAFSEGASGYLLKSVSADELIFSLKHVNAGGQYLCAELAMRLLNKSISTVPLNRINDHVEYSMREIEILELIAEGLTNNEMSAKLFISKRTIEGHRQSLIEKTGAKNTAALIRYAVLSGIIQ is encoded by the coding sequence ATGTTAAGCCTGATATTAGCCGAAGATCATAATATTGTACGCAACGGAATTCGTATGCTACTGGAAGCTGATAAAGAAATTAGTATTGCCGGGGAAGCTACAAATGGTTTGGAAGTACTGGAGATCATCAGCAGCGGGGTTAAAGTGGACATTGTACTGGCAGATATTAATATGCCCGAAATGGACGGAATAGCCCTGATTAAAGAACTGAAATTGAAAAGTCCGGCTACGCAGATTGTGATGCTTTCTATGCTGGATAATGATAAATATGTTTCTCAGGCTTTTTCTGAAGGCGCATCTGGTTATCTGCTTAAAAGTGTAAGTGCGGATGAACTTATATTTTCTTTGAAACATGTGAATGCCGGAGGGCAGTATTTATGTGCTGAGCTGGCCATGCGTTTATTGAATAAATCCATTTCTACGGTGCCACTGAACCGGATCAATGATCATGTAGAGTATTCTATGCGGGAAATTGAAATTCTGGAATTGATTGCCGAAGGATTGACAAATAATGAAATGTCTGCCAAACTGTTTATCAGCAAGCGTACTATAGAGGGGCACAGACAAAGCCTCATTGAAAAAACCGGCGCAAAAAATACGGCTGCGCTGATCAGATATGCTGTATTAAGCGGAATTATTCAATAG
- a CDS encoding M13 family metallopeptidase, producing MNNLKLSLGVPIIAGSLLVLAAFQSFHSTGDPKSGIILENMDKQVVPGNNFMDYVNGAWIKKTEIPADKPSASVSSVINDKAQEDVKEIIEKAASGKFADGSEEQKIGDLYGSYMNMTVRDAVGVKPLAVDFKKIDAIKNQKELAAYFAYANKIGNMAPFSVTVTEDFKNPKNYMLLTWQGGLGLPDREYYFTDNAKSKEIRTKYVSHIEKMLTLAGVTEAKPKASEIMALETLLASKQMKKEETRNMAGLYNKYAVSKLNTLMPDYDWKGMLNEAGVKNPDSIVVAQVAYTKELNGIIKNTPLSIWKTYLKWSLVKGGASALNAALDEENFSFNGTILNGVPKQRPQWRRAVGVVNGSLGEMVGKLYVEKHFSPEAKARMLVLVGNLLKAYETSIKELDWMSPETKTEALKKISKFTPKIGYPDKWRDYSSLKIVKNDLYGNLTRSTAFEYNRMMKKLGTPVDRTEWGMTPQTVNAYYNPPLNEIVFPAAILQPPFFDMNAEDAVNYGGIGAVIGHEIGHGFDDQGSTFDGDGVMRDWWTKNDLSEFKKRTNALVAQYSGFKVLSDLNVNGEFTLGENIGDLGGLTIALKAYHASLNGKTAPVLDGFNGDQRVFIGWGQVWLNKSREQALRKQVGTDPHSPARFRVNGIVRNIPEFYTAFNVKPGDSLYLAPAKRVKIW from the coding sequence ATGAATAATTTAAAACTCTCTTTGGGTGTACCCATCATTGCAGGTTCCCTGCTGGTTTTGGCGGCATTCCAATCCTTTCATTCCACAGGAGATCCTAAATCGGGAATTATCCTTGAAAATATGGATAAACAAGTTGTTCCGGGAAATAATTTCATGGATTACGTAAATGGAGCCTGGATTAAAAAAACAGAAATTCCAGCAGATAAACCTTCTGCAAGTGTAAGCTCAGTGATCAATGATAAAGCTCAGGAAGATGTCAAAGAAATTATAGAAAAGGCAGCATCCGGAAAATTTGCCGATGGTTCTGAGGAACAAAAAATAGGTGACCTTTATGGTTCTTATATGAATATGACAGTAAGAGATGCGGTTGGCGTAAAACCTCTGGCAGTTGATTTCAAGAAGATTGATGCCATTAAAAACCAGAAAGAACTGGCCGCGTATTTTGCTTATGCGAATAAAATAGGAAATATGGCACCGTTTAGTGTGACAGTTACAGAAGACTTTAAAAATCCTAAAAATTATATGCTGTTAACCTGGCAGGGTGGATTAGGCCTTCCGGACAGAGAATATTATTTCACTGATAATGCCAAGTCTAAAGAGATCAGAACTAAGTATGTATCACATATTGAAAAAATGCTGACCCTTGCAGGTGTTACAGAAGCCAAACCAAAAGCATCAGAGATTATGGCTTTGGAAACTTTGCTGGCTTCTAAACAAATGAAGAAAGAAGAAACCAGGAATATGGCTGGTTTATACAATAAATATGCGGTGAGCAAGCTGAATACCTTAATGCCTGATTATGACTGGAAAGGTATGCTGAATGAAGCAGGTGTGAAAAATCCGGACAGTATTGTTGTTGCACAAGTTGCTTATACTAAAGAGCTGAACGGAATTATTAAAAATACGCCGCTAAGTATCTGGAAAACTTATCTGAAATGGAGTTTGGTCAAAGGTGGTGCAAGTGCTTTGAATGCTGCTCTTGATGAAGAGAATTTCAGTTTCAATGGAACTATATTAAATGGTGTACCTAAACAACGTCCGCAATGGCGCAGAGCTGTTGGTGTTGTGAATGGTTCTTTAGGGGAAATGGTGGGTAAGTTGTATGTAGAGAAACATTTCTCTCCTGAAGCTAAAGCACGTATGCTGGTTTTAGTTGGCAATCTGCTTAAAGCTTATGAAACCAGTATCAAAGAACTGGACTGGATGAGTCCTGAAACTAAAACTGAGGCACTTAAAAAGATCAGTAAGTTTACGCCCAAAATCGGTTATCCTGATAAATGGAGAGATTATTCCAGCCTGAAAATCGTTAAAAATGATCTTTATGGTAACCTGACCCGTTCTACTGCTTTTGAATATAACCGGATGATGAAAAAGCTGGGAACTCCGGTTGACCGTACAGAGTGGGGGATGACCCCTCAGACGGTAAATGCTTATTATAACCCGCCATTGAATGAAATTGTATTCCCGGCAGCTATCCTGCAGCCACCATTTTTTGATATGAATGCCGAAGATGCCGTAAATTATGGTGGTATTGGTGCTGTTATCGGACATGAAATTGGTCATGGATTTGACGATCAGGGCAGTACTTTTGACGGCGACGGTGTGATGCGTGACTGGTGGACAAAAAATGACTTAAGTGAATTTAAGAAAAGAACCAATGCTTTGGTTGCACAATACAGTGGCTTTAAAGTATTGAGCGATCTGAATGTAAATGGCGAATTTACTTTGGGAGAGAATATCGGAGATCTTGGTGGATTAACAATTGCGCTGAAAGCTTATCACGCCAGTTTGAATGGTAAAACTGCACCAGTACTGGATGGCTTTAATGGCGATCAGCGTGTTTTTATTGGATGGGGACAGGTTTGGTTAAACAAATCAAGAGAACAGGCCTTAAGGAAACAAGTAGGTACAGACCCGCATTCTCCTGCAAGATTCCGTGTGAATGGGATTGTAAGGAACATTCCTGAATTTTACACAGCATTTAATGTAAAACCTGGAGACTCGTTATATCTTGCACCAGCAAAGAGAGTTAAAATCTGGTAA